The following coding sequences lie in one Treponema sp. OMZ 790 genomic window:
- the rpoD gene encoding RNA polymerase sigma factor RpoD has product MTDLEKNPAIIKLLEYAKRKRTIGLGDLDDLLPEDLMSPETIPDILDILEAAGVQIKNEGVSEANSEADSDSQNGQDEDYRLLDDEYEDDDDDDIKTPYSDDIEAPYEEKEKPRHETAKKLVRTAHEAGVDDPIKLYLQEIGKEDLLTADEEVSLSKSMEDGEAIIKKVIKNSGILIPEFFVIGQKAFSKLDPAESNKPRKELSEEMAEKKRLKQVYGDSLRNIYSEIKQYMSLKKHCYDRETLESFSESPELQTLRKKIFNSLKRIHIESEEIEKISDRFIEATEKVQDYQNKKERKEKQLGIKSYADLRKLGKRLAIPREREKLEKELNISANEVKDIYTQIQVLTRKIRKIEYDFEAAVDEVIELTSEIKNGQRMLKNAKDKLINANLRLVVSIAKKYINRGLQFFDLVQEGNIGLIKAVEKFEYRKGYKFSTYATWWIRQAITRSISDQARTIRVPVHMIEQINKVNRESRQLMQKLGREPNDDEIALQLGWSIEKVKQVKNVAREPISLETPIGEEEDTLLGDLIEDKGVENPSNRTELTLLQEQLEMVLSSLPEREQEVLKMRFGIEGGYPLTLEEVGLYFDVTRERIRQIEAKGLRRLRHPKRSRRLKDYLDN; this is encoded by the coding sequence ATGACTGATCTCGAAAAGAATCCTGCGATTATCAAACTTTTGGAGTATGCCAAAAGAAAGCGCACAATAGGATTGGGTGATCTTGATGATTTATTGCCCGAAGACTTAATGTCTCCGGAAACTATACCTGATATTCTGGATATTTTGGAAGCAGCCGGTGTTCAAATAAAAAATGAAGGGGTATCCGAAGCTAATTCGGAGGCCGATTCCGATTCACAAAACGGACAGGATGAAGATTATCGATTATTGGATGATGAGTATGAAGATGACGATGATGATGATATAAAGACTCCTTATTCCGATGATATTGAAGCTCCGTATGAAGAAAAAGAAAAGCCCAGACATGAGACGGCAAAAAAACTGGTAAGAACTGCTCATGAAGCAGGCGTGGATGATCCCATAAAGCTTTATCTGCAAGAGATAGGCAAAGAAGACCTTTTAACTGCCGATGAAGAAGTTTCTCTTTCGAAAAGCATGGAAGACGGAGAAGCTATCATAAAAAAGGTTATAAAAAACTCGGGTATTTTAATTCCGGAATTCTTCGTAATCGGACAAAAGGCTTTTTCAAAACTTGATCCTGCGGAATCAAATAAACCGCGTAAAGAGTTAAGTGAAGAAATGGCCGAAAAAAAGCGTCTTAAGCAGGTTTACGGCGACAGCTTGAGGAACATATATTCCGAAATAAAGCAATATATGTCTTTAAAAAAGCACTGCTATGACCGTGAAACTCTGGAAAGCTTTTCGGAAAGTCCTGAACTTCAAACTTTGCGGAAGAAGATTTTTAACAGTCTTAAACGTATTCACATTGAATCGGAGGAAATCGAAAAGATTTCGGACCGCTTTATTGAAGCTACCGAAAAGGTGCAGGATTATCAAAATAAAAAAGAGCGAAAAGAAAAACAGCTGGGCATTAAAAGCTATGCCGATTTAAGAAAACTGGGTAAGCGGCTTGCAATTCCTCGGGAAAGAGAAAAGCTCGAAAAAGAACTTAATATTTCGGCAAATGAAGTAAAAGATATTTATACTCAAATTCAGGTATTAACCCGCAAAATTCGCAAGATAGAGTACGATTTTGAGGCGGCCGTTGATGAAGTTATTGAGCTCACTTCCGAAATTAAAAACGGCCAAAGGATGCTTAAAAATGCAAAAGATAAACTTATAAATGCAAACTTGCGTCTTGTCGTTTCGATTGCCAAGAAGTACATCAACAGAGGCTTGCAATTTTTTGATCTTGTACAGGAAGGAAACATCGGGCTTATAAAGGCTGTCGAAAAATTTGAGTATCGAAAAGGTTATAAATTTTCGACCTATGCCACTTGGTGGATAAGGCAGGCTATAACCCGTTCTATTTCGGATCAGGCACGTACAATCCGTGTTCCTGTTCACATGATAGAGCAGATAAATAAGGTAAACAGGGAATCGCGTCAGCTTATGCAAAAACTCGGCCGCGAACCCAATGATGATGAAATAGCATTGCAGCTGGGCTGGTCAATCGAAAAGGTTAAACAGGTTAAAAATGTTGCTAGGGAGCCGATCTCTCTTGAAACGCCTATAGGTGAAGAAGAAGATACCCTTTTGGGAGACTTAATCGAAGATAAGGGTGTTGAAAATCCTTCAAACCGCACGGAACTGACTCTTTTGCAGGAACAGCTTGAAATGGTTCTTTCAAGTTTACCGGAACGTGAACAAGAAGTTTTAAAAATGCGTTTCGGCATCGAGGGCGGCTATCCTCTTACGCTTGAGGAAGTGGGCTTGTATTTTGATGTAACACGCGAAAGAATAAGACAGATAGAAGCAAAGGGATTAAGGCGCTTACGCCATCCCAAACGCAGCAGAAGATTAAAAGATTATCTTGATAATTGA
- the dnaG gene encoding DNA primase: MPKISSKTIDAVTEMTDIVSLVENYTRLEKRGTNWWGCCPFHNEKTPSFNVVPDKRMYYCFGCHKGGGTINFLMEMEKLSFTEAVERLAKSAGIEVIYEGGSYVPDEGAKLKDEILELYGKVAGSFHFLLTQNPLGKKALDYLLSRNVSPEIIEKFNLGYSPQDRRWLHRFLLSKNYSESLLEKTGLFSKNYKNTAFFSDRLMFPICDRHGKTIAFGGRILEGEGPKYLNSSDMPQYKKGETVFAFHHALAEIRKSKSVILCEGYMDVLAFFQAGIENAVAPLGTALTEDQVKLLKSFAETFYLAFDSDSAGQEASYKAIKLCRSLGVNVRVLYMKDGKDPSEILQKKGKDGLKFLLDCAIIDDDYLIQIASMRFDISSPEGKARAIAFLFPYIEVLESDIQRESAISKLSSAFGVSQQAIFGDYVNREKKALRHIVDEVKQKPVDIRMNAELRLVLAVAANPDLFSRLRSELSSDDFEDFYARYLFIVLEECYREGAYTYANLMHRCGEEKLKDIVSQTISKGEFADNSEKVVSDGINFIKQNILQKQKDKIIGRLRLLHGEKNIDTVNLTKELMEEKKSIDIQLKNLKGKAYD; this comes from the coding sequence ATGCCTAAGATAAGTTCAAAAACAATCGATGCAGTAACCGAAATGACAGATATTGTATCCCTTGTCGAGAACTATACCCGGCTGGAAAAGCGGGGGACAAACTGGTGGGGCTGCTGTCCCTTCCATAACGAAAAAACTCCTTCATTTAATGTTGTTCCCGATAAAAGGATGTATTATTGTTTCGGCTGCCACAAGGGCGGCGGAACCATCAACTTTTTGATGGAGATGGAAAAGCTTTCCTTTACAGAGGCCGTAGAACGGCTTGCAAAAAGTGCAGGTATTGAGGTCATCTATGAGGGAGGGAGCTATGTTCCCGATGAAGGGGCAAAGCTTAAAGACGAAATCTTAGAACTTTACGGCAAGGTTGCAGGCAGCTTTCATTTTCTTTTAACTCAAAATCCTTTGGGGAAAAAAGCCCTCGATTACCTTCTTTCCCGAAATGTTTCTCCCGAAATAATCGAAAAATTTAATCTGGGTTATTCCCCTCAAGACAGACGCTGGCTTCATAGGTTTTTGCTGTCAAAAAATTACTCCGAATCCCTGCTGGAAAAAACCGGTCTTTTTTCTAAAAACTATAAAAATACGGCTTTTTTTTCGGACAGGCTTATGTTTCCGATTTGCGACCGCCATGGGAAGACTATAGCATTCGGAGGCCGTATTTTGGAAGGGGAGGGGCCTAAGTATCTAAACTCTTCCGATATGCCTCAATATAAAAAAGGGGAAACCGTTTTTGCCTTTCATCATGCCTTAGCCGAAATCCGCAAGTCCAAATCGGTAATTTTGTGCGAAGGCTACATGGATGTTTTAGCCTTTTTTCAGGCCGGAATCGAAAATGCCGTAGCACCCTTGGGAACGGCCCTTACCGAAGATCAGGTAAAACTTTTAAAGTCCTTTGCTGAAACTTTTTATCTTGCCTTTGATTCCGATTCGGCGGGGCAGGAGGCTTCCTACAAGGCAATTAAGCTTTGCCGCAGCCTCGGGGTAAATGTACGCGTCTTATACATGAAGGATGGGAAGGACCCTTCCGAAATTTTACAAAAAAAAGGAAAAGACGGCTTGAAATTTCTTTTGGACTGTGCTATAATAGATGATGATTATCTTATACAAATTGCGTCCATGAGGTTTGATATAAGCAGTCCGGAAGGTAAGGCACGAGCTATAGCCTTTTTATTTCCGTATATTGAGGTCTTGGAATCCGATATTCAAAGAGAGTCTGCAATTTCTAAACTTTCATCGGCCTTTGGTGTCAGTCAACAAGCAATTTTCGGCGATTATGTTAACCGCGAAAAAAAAGCTCTAAGGCATATAGTTGACGAAGTAAAACAAAAGCCGGTAGATATAAGAATGAATGCCGAGTTACGATTGGTGCTTGCTGTAGCTGCAAACCCCGATCTGTTTTCCCGTTTGCGTTCCGAATTGAGCTCCGATGATTTTGAGGATTTTTATGCCAGATATTTGTTTATTGTTTTAGAAGAATGTTATAGAGAAGGTGCCTATACTTATGCAAATCTAATGCACAGATGCGGTGAAGAAAAATTAAAGGATATTGTTTCTCAAACAATATCTAAGGGTGAATTCGCCGACAACTCTGAAAAAGTAGTCAGTGACGGCATAAATTTTATAAAACAAAATATTCTGCAAAAACAAAAAGACAAAATTATAGGCAGACTGAGATTATTACATGGAGAAAAGAATATCGATACGGTAAACTTGACAAAAGAACTAATGGAAGAAAAGAAGAGCATCGATATTCAACTAAAAAATTTAAAGGGAAAGGCATATGACTGA
- a CDS encoding rod shape-determining protein codes for MGFFKRFSTDIGIDLGTCNTIIYVNGKGIVVNEPSVVAVERGTKRVVAVGSEAKRMLWKTPGNIVAIRPLKDGVIADMDTTEKMIRYFVSKILPKHRLIKPRMVIGIPSCITDVESGAVYESAMKAGAGEVKVLEESLVAAIGANIPIHEPAGNMVCDIGGGTTEVSVISLCGMVVTNAIRVGGDEFDQAIIKHVRSVDNLIIGEQTAERVKISIGNASPEKTIEKVEIKGTDAITGLPRRLEIDSVEVREALKEPVTQIVEEIKRTLAQTPPELTADIVERGIVMTGGGSLLKGLPKLIAKEARVPVILAENPMDCVAIGAGRYYEVFRDMTVDRSLYDSLNN; via the coding sequence ATGGGCTTTTTTAAAAGATTTTCGACAGATATAGGAATAGATTTGGGTACATGTAATACCATTATCTATGTTAACGGAAAGGGTATCGTTGTAAATGAACCATCGGTTGTTGCCGTTGAAAGAGGAACAAAAAGAGTTGTGGCTGTCGGTTCCGAAGCTAAAAGAATGCTTTGGAAGACTCCGGGAAATATTGTGGCTATCCGCCCTTTAAAAGACGGTGTTATTGCCGACATGGATACGACCGAAAAAATGATTCGTTATTTCGTTTCTAAGATTTTACCCAAGCACCGCTTGATAAAGCCCAGAATGGTTATAGGTATTCCAAGCTGCATCACCGATGTTGAAAGCGGTGCAGTTTATGAAAGCGCCATGAAGGCAGGTGCCGGAGAGGTAAAAGTTTTGGAAGAATCCTTGGTTGCTGCAATAGGTGCAAATATTCCTATTCATGAACCTGCAGGAAACATGGTTTGCGATATCGGCGGAGGTACTACCGAGGTTTCGGTTATTTCGCTTTGCGGTATGGTTGTAACAAACGCCATCCGCGTAGGAGGCGATGAGTTTGATCAAGCCATAATTAAGCATGTCCGCTCCGTTGACAACCTTATAATCGGAGAACAAACTGCCGAAAGGGTAAAGATCAGCATAGGAAATGCTTCTCCCGAAAAGACAATCGAAAAAGTTGAGATTAAGGGCACGGATGCCATAACCGGTCTTCCCCGCCGATTGGAAATTGACTCTGTTGAGGTGCGCGAAGCCTTAAAAGAACCCGTTACGCAGATTGTCGAAGAGATTAAAAGGACTTTAGCTCAAACTCCGCCTGAACTTACGGCCGATATTGTTGAAAGAGGTATTGTAATGACGGGAGGCGGCTCCTTATTAAAAGGCCTTCCTAAACTTATAGCTAAAGAAGCCCGTGTTCCGGTAATTTTGGCCGAAAATCCTATGGACTGCGTTGCAATAGGCGCCGGAAGATATTATGAAGTATTTAGAGATATGACTGTTGACCGCAGCCTATATGACAGCTTAAATAACTAA
- the mreC gene encoding rod shape-determining protein MreC codes for MKKKLSFKLNLEVFLLILFLLISSIFMAFSGGSFILDFKQLAFSVTAGTEKAVYNVSSFVGESVSSVRELWDLKEKYNELTKQLEKYELLERSNADIKRENNELRTLLKFTDTIQIANIPAEIIGYDPNTLYSGMIINRGAKHGVRKDMPVIAFQNGNMALVGKILQVGRGSSMIIPIYDYQCHVAAKVDLVKHRGIVSGQGSDDSPLIMKYIKKRAGDDIKIGDKIITSGFDDSSIFPKNIPIGFVSKIKALDYETSLELYINPIIDFSCLEYVFVLDTSKMEKEF; via the coding sequence ATGAAGAAAAAACTTTCGTTTAAACTGAATCTTGAAGTTTTTCTTTTGATTTTATTTCTTCTCATCTCATCTATTTTTATGGCTTTTTCCGGAGGCTCCTTTATTTTGGATTTTAAGCAGTTGGCTTTTTCGGTAACTGCCGGAACGGAAAAGGCTGTTTATAATGTTTCCTCCTTTGTTGGTGAAAGCGTTTCTTCCGTAAGAGAGTTATGGGATCTAAAAGAAAAATACAATGAGCTTACAAAGCAGCTTGAAAAGTATGAACTTTTAGAGCGTTCCAATGCCGACATAAAAAGAGAAAATAACGAACTGCGTACTCTTCTCAAGTTTACGGATACAATTCAAATTGCAAATATACCGGCAGAGATAATAGGCTATGATCCGAATACTCTTTATTCCGGAATGATAATTAACAGGGGCGCAAAACACGGAGTCAGAAAAGACATGCCTGTTATAGCTTTTCAAAACGGTAACATGGCTCTTGTAGGAAAGATATTACAGGTAGGAAGAGGCTCTTCGATGATTATTCCTATCTATGACTATCAGTGCCATGTTGCAGCTAAAGTAGATTTGGTAAAACACCGCGGCATTGTAAGCGGTCAAGGCTCGGATGATTCTCCGCTGATTATGAAATACATCAAAAAAAGGGCAGGGGATGATATTAAGATAGGAGATAAAATAATTACATCCGGTTTTGATGATTCTTCTATTTTTCCAAAGAATATTCCTATAGGTTTTGTTTCTAAAATAAAAGCTCTTGATTATGAGACATCGCTCGAACTTTATATAAATCCTATAATAGACTTTTCTTGTTTGGAATATGTTTTTGTTTTGGATACTTCAAAAATGGAAAAGGAGTTTTAA
- the mreD gene encoding rod shape-determining protein MreD: protein MRKVILWTSLSVFFITLLQTAVFSHISFFTVLPDLVLLTVIYIAISNGSLSGLICGFIAGLLADFLSASPIGLHSFIFTLTGYIVGKFYGIYNLNKIIFPCVLGGLAFLSKVLLLFILKLLFGQNIHTYNVFSLNFAIESAVNILFAPLVFLFFNLFPQAFKSKEYGTI from the coding sequence ATGAGAAAAGTTATTTTGTGGACTTCTTTAAGCGTTTTTTTTATAACCTTGCTTCAAACGGCCGTTTTTTCGCATATATCGTTTTTTACGGTTTTGCCGGATTTGGTTTTGCTTACGGTTATTTATATAGCAATTTCAAACGGCTCCCTTTCAGGTTTGATTTGCGGGTTTATCGCAGGTCTTTTGGCTGATTTTTTATCTGCTTCTCCTATCGGGCTTCATTCGTTTATTTTTACCTTGACAGGATATATCGTAGGAAAATTTTACGGGATTTACAATTTAAATAAGATTATTTTTCCTTGCGTATTAGGAGGTTTGGCTTTTTTATCTAAGGTCTTACTTCTATTTATCTTAAAACTGCTTTTCGGACAGAATATTCATACATACAATGTTTTTTCGCTTAACTTTGCCATAGAGTCTGCCGTAAACATTCTTTTTGCTCCCTTGGTATTTTTATTTTTTAATCTCTTTCCTCAAGCCTTTAAATCAAAGGAGTACGGCACCATATGA
- a CDS encoding PepSY-like domain-containing protein: MKKQAGIFKRPVSLFAVFLLFCSCMLYGKDMLINFADLPEKAQSYVKAHFPDAKPVKVEKEKDGLSVKYELKLDNMIDLDFNSKGEITGIDGNLKLPDSVIPEKILEYVKKNYPDNHITDWNLEKKTQEVELDNGLELKFDLKGKFLRMDK; this comes from the coding sequence ATGAAAAAACAAGCCGGAATTTTTAAAAGGCCCGTTTCTCTTTTTGCAGTATTTTTACTTTTTTGCTCATGTATGCTCTATGGGAAAGATATGCTTATAAACTTTGCCGATTTGCCCGAAAAGGCTCAAAGTTATGTTAAAGCTCATTTTCCCGATGCAAAGCCCGTAAAAGTCGAAAAAGAAAAAGACGGCCTATCGGTAAAGTATGAGCTTAAGCTTGATAACATGATTGATCTTGACTTTAACTCGAAAGGCGAAATCACCGGTATTGACGGGAACTTAAAACTTCCCGATTCCGTTATACCCGAAAAAATTTTAGAATACGTAAAAAAGAATTATCCCGATAACCATATTACCGATTGGAATCTTGAAAAAAAGACCCAAGAAGTTGAGCTTGATAATGGGCTTGAGCTTAAATTCGATTTAAAAGGAAAGTTTTTGAGGATGGATAAATAG
- a CDS encoding zinc ribbon domain-containing protein, with amino-acid sequence MDNDVLEKLRALQDILARKNELETEILDAPKALTQQEELLEKLKSGYIEKNSEYEELRKGIAVLKADLFEAEQKREKAEKAMDNIETQREYEILQKEIDDSTAKTENIRKDLQRLEGQFKILDTTIKQEEELIEQTENELKEHKLLLDSEVAEKQGKVEHLKEEEKKLSPGLSDETMFKFDRIIRNKQGVGIVSVQGNVCMGCHMILPAQFVNEVRSGHDIKFCPYCSRILFYEESELTTEQEAFFNDSDMGGLADLDDLSNDDFLSSFGGDKDED; translated from the coding sequence ATGGATAATGATGTATTGGAAAAATTGAGAGCTTTGCAGGACATTCTTGCTCGAAAAAACGAGCTTGAAACGGAAATCTTGGATGCGCCCAAGGCTCTTACACAGCAGGAAGAGCTTTTGGAAAAATTAAAATCCGGTTATATCGAAAAAAACAGCGAATATGAAGAGCTGCGCAAGGGTATTGCCGTATTGAAAGCCGATCTTTTTGAAGCTGAGCAAAAAAGAGAAAAAGCCGAAAAGGCAATGGATAATATCGAAACCCAGCGTGAATATGAAATCTTACAAAAAGAAATTGACGATTCTACTGCAAAAACTGAAAATATCCGAAAAGATTTGCAGAGACTTGAGGGTCAGTTTAAGATTTTGGACACGACCATTAAACAAGAAGAGGAACTCATCGAGCAGACCGAAAACGAACTTAAAGAGCATAAGCTCCTTTTGGATTCTGAGGTTGCCGAAAAGCAGGGCAAGGTTGAACATCTGAAAGAAGAGGAAAAAAAACTTTCTCCCGGCCTCAGCGATGAAACTATGTTTAAGTTCGACAGGATTATTAGAAATAAGCAGGGCGTAGGTATTGTTTCCGTTCAAGGGAACGTATGTATGGGATGCCACATGATTTTGCCTGCACAGTTTGTAAATGAGGTCAGATCCGGTCACGATATAAAATTTTGCCCCTATTGCAGCCGAATTTTATTTTATGAAGAATCCGAATTGACGACTGAGCAAGAAGCCTTTTTTAATGATTCCGATATGGGCGGGCTTGCCGACTTGGACGATTTATCGAATGATGACTTTCTTTCAAGTTTTGGAGGCGATAAAGACGAAGATTAG
- a CDS encoding S41 family peptidase, translating to MIKKYFILFIFGLLVFSCSNYSKSDEERFIPLKEMKTDYEYFWDFIDTGYPNKNTCIKNGADLKSIKTYYAEKLKNLKTEIDYMQFYDIICSIITDNHFFGHLGIVDYRSYTKDIKTISLEDKRDEDFHYIKQDKRVETFYEKGVGGNTDYMQKLQGHEEKPEDIGRFLFKEIKDDIFYIKIPTFLSTKNFDWNDFKKYQKEITKNKYKHLIIDLRDNGGGYTLLWKKFLVSPLLKEAKTFKMIALYNPSEFSDRYLPFFLKGDRGLFPAKISKRKNLPLLENLNKEEAASFKEAYDLEYTVEPEISDFQFDGKIWVLINRKCYSASDAFAALCKQTGFASLVGENTGGAGLLPLHPVYLKFPKSGMLIKYDMFYTMNPDGSNNAETGTAPDYPVKQQYALKACLEIIEKSEKN from the coding sequence ATGATAAAAAAATATTTTATACTTTTTATATTCGGCTTATTGGTATTTTCTTGCTCAAATTATTCAAAGAGCGATGAAGAGCGTTTTATCCCCTTAAAAGAAATGAAAACCGATTACGAATATTTTTGGGATTTTATCGATACAGGTTATCCCAATAAAAATACATGCATAAAAAACGGAGCCGATTTAAAATCAATTAAAACATATTACGCCGAAAAACTAAAAAACCTAAAAACCGAAATTGACTATATGCAATTTTACGATATAATCTGCTCCATAATTACGGACAATCATTTTTTCGGACATTTGGGAATTGTAGATTATCGCTCATATACAAAAGATATTAAAACAATTTCTTTAGAAGACAAAAGAGATGAAGATTTTCACTATATAAAGCAGGATAAAAGAGTCGAGACCTTTTATGAAAAAGGGGTGGGCGGTAATACGGACTATATGCAAAAACTTCAAGGCCATGAAGAAAAACCGGAAGATATAGGCCGATTTTTATTTAAAGAAATAAAAGATGATATTTTTTATATAAAAATACCGACATTTTTATCTACAAAAAATTTTGATTGGAATGATTTTAAAAAGTATCAAAAAGAAATAACAAAAAACAAATATAAACATTTAATAATAGATTTAAGGGATAACGGAGGAGGCTATACCCTTTTATGGAAGAAATTTTTAGTTTCTCCTCTGTTAAAAGAAGCAAAGACTTTTAAAATGATTGCTCTTTATAACCCTTCAGAATTTTCAGACCGCTACCTTCCCTTCTTCTTAAAAGGAGATAGAGGTCTTTTCCCTGCAAAAATTTCAAAGAGAAAAAATTTACCGCTCTTGGAAAATTTAAATAAAGAAGAAGCAGCTTCTTTTAAAGAAGCCTATGATTTAGAATACACCGTAGAGCCTGAAATAAGCGATTTTCAATTTGACGGAAAAATATGGGTGCTTATAAATAGAAAATGCTATTCTGCCTCGGATGCCTTCGCAGCCCTTTGTAAGCAGACAGGCTTTGCAAGTCTTGTCGGCGAAAATACAGGCGGAGCGGGCTTATTACCCCTTCATCCTGTCTATCTGAAATTTCCCAAAAGTGGTATGCTTATAAAATACGACATGTTTTATACCATGAACCCTGACGGCTCAAATAATGCTGAAACAGGCACTGCCCCCGATTATCCTGTAAAACAACAATATGCTTTAAAGGCCTGTCTTGAAATAATAGAAAAATCCGAAAAAAATTAA
- a CDS encoding lipopolysaccharide assembly protein LapB, with protein MEYGKERPHKNFSNKKRSIKKIFIFFLLLLCLISAVYFLYIYRKNYAGIPSMKEVYADWSEKNYENVYQKTETILKRRAYDGEALALRGFAAYYIFAEQTDFSVSYSYLNDSILNLRQALYCVSKSQQAKIAYVLGKAYYQKGYYYADLALKYLDIAYNSGEKFKDLSEFRGMSASVLGDPERAIDAFTEALSDNPSDLLFFALAENYVKISDKQNAKLYLFETIGKTKDTLLELKCRYLLGSLFLEENKIEDALKEFNTILEKDMTSADAHYGLGVIYELQGDMIKARAEWRKALKFDPLHSNTRAKLNL; from the coding sequence ATGGAATATGGAAAAGAACGGCCGCATAAAAATTTCTCGAATAAAAAAAGAAGCATAAAAAAAATCTTTATATTTTTTCTTTTGCTTTTATGTTTAATTTCAGCCGTTTATTTTTTATATATCTATAGAAAAAATTATGCGGGGATACCTTCGATGAAAGAAGTGTATGCCGACTGGTCCGAAAAAAATTACGAAAATGTATATCAAAAAACCGAGACCATTTTAAAAAGAAGAGCCTATGATGGAGAAGCTCTCGCTTTGAGAGGGTTTGCCGCTTATTATATCTTTGCCGAGCAAACCGATTTTTCCGTAAGCTATTCGTATTTAAACGATTCCATTTTGAATTTGAGACAGGCTCTTTACTGTGTTTCAAAGTCCCAGCAAGCTAAGATTGCTTATGTTTTGGGAAAAGCTTACTATCAAAAAGGTTATTATTATGCAGACCTTGCTCTAAAATATCTGGATATTGCATATAATTCAGGTGAAAAATTTAAGGACTTATCCGAGTTTAGAGGAATGTCGGCTTCCGTTTTGGGAGACCCGGAAAGAGCTATAGATGCGTTTACAGAGGCTCTTTCGGATAATCCTTCGGATTTACTTTTTTTCGCTCTTGCGGAAAATTATGTTAAAATTTCGGATAAGCAAAATGCAAAGTTGTATTTATTCGAAACAATCGGTAAAACTAAAGATACACTTTTAGAATTAAAATGCCGATACTTATTGGGTAGTTTATTTCTTGAAGAAAATAAGATAGAAGATGCATTAAAAGAATTTAATACTATCCTTGAAAAAGATATGACATCTGCCGACGCTCATTACGGCTTGGGTGTTATATACGAACTTCAAGGAGATATGATAAAAGCTCGTGCCGAATGGCGGAAGGCTCTTAAATTTGATCCGCTTCATTCAAACACACGGGCTAAACTAAATTTATAA